The nucleotide sequence GGAGAGTGACCAGTTCCTTGGGCGGCGTTGGCTTCTTTTTTTCCAGCGACTCTGCGGCTAAGGTCATAAAGTGGTCCAGTAACAGCGGCAGGTCTTCTTTCCTTTCGCGCAGGGCTGGTATGTGTATGTGGTGTGTGCAGAGCCGGTAATAAAGGTCTTTGCGGAAGGTTCCGGCTTTCATTTTTTCTTCGAGACTCTGATGGGTTGCAACGACAATTCTGGCGTTGATCCATTTGGGTTGATCTCTTCCCAGGGGAAAGTACTCCCCTTCTTGTAATAGCCGTAACAGTTTGACCTGCGATGGAATGCTCATGTCGCCGATCTCATCGAGAAACAGGGTGCCGTTTGCCGCTTGCTCGATCATCCCGGGTCGTTCAACCTCCGCTCCGGTAAACGCTCCTTTGACGTGGCCGAAGAGGGTATCGGCAAACACATTGTCGTCCAAACCGGCAACATTGACAGCAATGATCGGTCCACTGCGTCCACTGAGGGTATGAACAGCGCGGGAAAACAGTTCTTTGCCGACGCCGCTTTCTCCGGTAATCAGCACGGGTTGAGAACTGCGGGCAACGGATTCCATATACTGGAAAATTTTTCTGACACCCTTATCTTGGGTGATAATGTCAGCAAAAGCATCATGAGAGTCCAGTTTGTCATTTAAAAAACGATCCTTCATCTGATGATTTTCGTTTTGCAGTTCAATCATGCGGATCGCGCGATGGATCCCCTTGAGAAGACGTTCTTGTTCGTTTGTTTTAACGAAATAGTCAAAAGCTCCCAGCTTCATGCAATTAACAGCTGTTTCTAGCTGGTTCATGCCACTGATCACAATAACGGCAACTTCGGGGTGTTCTTGTGTAATCTGTTTAAGCAGTTCTTCTCCAGAGATGTGGGGCATGGTCAGGTCAAGTAACACCACGCGAATGTTGTGTGTTGCCAGATAGTTCATCACCTGGCGGCTGTCGTCACATTGATGGATGTTGTTAATACCGGCAGAACAGGCTAACGCCATGCTCAGGCCCCGCAGCCACAGTTTTTCGTCATCAACCAGCAATACACCGAATTCAGGATATTTTTCTTCTGTCATCATGCTGCGTTCTCCTTTGCAACAGGTAAAGCCAAGGTGACCTTGGTTCCCTTTCCTGGAGTTGAATTGAACTTGAGTTGGCCGCCGTGTTCTTTTACGATTCCTGCAGAAATAGACAGCCCGAGCCCAGTGCCACCGACTTCTCGCTTGGTCGTGAAGAAGGGATCAGTCAAATGGGGGAAATGCTCTTTGGGAATTCCCACCCCTTGATCTTTGACTTCCAGGCGTACTTCATTGTTGATGTGATAGGTTCTTAAGGTAATCGACTGACCGCGATGTTCCAGGGCCTGACAGGCATTGAGAATCAGATTGATCACAATCTGTTCCAGTCGTTGGGAGCAGCCGTAAATCTTGGGTAAGGACTCTGTATAGTTCTCAACAAAACTGTCGGTTGTTTTTTTGATCGTGTGTTCGGCCAGACGTACCGATGTTTTGACAATGGTATTGAGGTCTAATGGGGTGGTGCAGGTTGGGTCAATGGTGCGCGAAAAGTCTTTTAAATCTTCAACGATGTGTTTAATTCGTTTTGCTCCTTGAACCATTTCGTCAAAAAGCAGAGGCACTTCTTCGCGCATGATGGAATATCTCAACCCCCCGATAGTAAAGTCGCCGGATTCGCGATAGCGTTCTTCCAGGCAGGAGCTGGCCATTTCGTGGGCCTTATGCAACGTGGGGAGGCCCAGAAGTATGCCTCCGATGGGATTGTTGATTTCGTGAGCGACTCCGGCGACGAGAATCCCGAGAGATGCCATTTTGTCGGCTTGAATCAGTTGTTTTTGATGGTGTTGCAGTTCTTTCATAGCCCGTTCTCGTTCGGAGATTTCATGAGCGAGGGCGGCAGTACGCTGGGCTACCTGTTTCTTTAACATGCGTGACCATAGAACGATGACAAAGATGATTAAAAGCAAGGTACCAACAACCGGAGTGGCGTACTTGATGATCTCCATAATCGGCAGAGCCTGAGGCTCAAGTACACCCAGCCAGCGGTGGTGGATTTTCTGATATTCTCCTGTCTTCTTGAGGATCGCCAGCCCTTCGCTGAATTTTCCCATCAAGGCCAGGTTGCCTCGTTTGACGGCATAGCTATAAGGCAGAGAGTCAATATTCATCATAGGAACAATATTCACCAGCCGCATGGTGGAAGACAGAGCTTGAATGGGGAGCTTGGCGGCAGCCAGATAGTCATATTTTTCCGACGCAACTAAGCGCAAGGCTTCACCATAAGAATCAGCGCGAATAAGATTGTTGATTCCTGCAGACTGTAACAGTTCATCGCTGATGGAGCCCTTGAGAACAACCACTGTTTTTTCCTGTATCTCGGATAATTGGGAGATTTTCGGTGTTCCTGAGCGGGACCAGATGGAATATTGGACTACCGAATGGGGTGGAGAGAAGTCGACTTCTTTCGTGCGTTCTGCCGAAAAATTCAGACCCTGCAGAGCATCAATGTCTCCATGGACCAAAGCTTGTCGCATCACATTCCAATTGCCCAGTTGAATCTCGACGTTCATTTCCATGACGCGGGCGATTGCTCTGGTCAGCTCCACATTGAAGCCGGATGGGGTGCCGTTTTTATCGAGAAACTCATAAGGGGGGAAGTCTTGCATACCACCGATAATGACAGGTGGTTTGTCGATGAAAGGACCGGCGTATTCAATCTTTGGAGCAGCCCAAAGTCTTGTAGCGCACAGCGTTACGCCGAGGATTATTGCCATGGTAAGGCTGATTGTTTTTAGCAAAAAAAAGCCGTAAGAAAAGTCACTGCCGCACTGTGTTGCCAGTGCCCTGATAGGGGAGCGGTCTTTGGTGTAGCCTGTACCAGTTAAGCTCACACGGAGCTTACTGGACATTCATACTTGGTATGGGTTCACTGCGACCTCACTTCCTGATTGATGCGCGGGAATGATTTGCGCAAGAGCGCATGATAATCTTTTTATTTAGAAAGTGCTAACCACCTGATTCTTAAGAGAAAGAACGTTCTCTTAAGTACAGATTGCACGGCCCTTACCTCCTTGTCAATAGGAGGATATTGGACAAAACCCCATAGCTTTTTCTATAGACCGCACCTCTTGTTTACATTTTTAAAATTCTTTCTACCTATACATATGCGGCGCAAATGACCAAAAACAGCTATAGCTTATGCTATACCCTTTTGTCGTAATATTAGTGTGTATAAATGATTGAAAACTCTATGATATCAGGCTGTTGCGCGTATACGATATAGGTGGCATGGCTTTTGCTATAAGAAAAGGAAAGACAAAAAAAAGTGTAAAAAGGCCATTTTTTTTAATTCAGCGCAAAAAAAACTGAATTTGAGGTCTTTTTTATTGTCTCTTGTCCTGAGAAGTCATGCCCATATCAAAGGAGATCTGATGTTTGAGGTTCTGAGTAACGAAACCCTGGCCCCTAATTTACACCGGATGACCGTGCGCGCGCCGCGCATTGCCTCTGCTCGTCAAGCCGGTCAATTTGTCATCGTGCGCAGTGAAAAAGGGGAGGAACGAATTCCGCTGACCATTGGTGATGCCGATGTTGAGGCAGGCACTATAACCCTGTTCATCCAGGCTCTTGGCGCTGGGACACAAAAGATTGTCAGTCGGCAGCCTGGTGAGTTTTTGCGCGATGTTGCCGGTCCTTTAGGGATGCCAACTGATATTGAGAAGTGGGGTAAAGTCGCCTGTATTGGCGGTGGCGTTGGTACCGCAGTATTGTTTCCCATGGCCAAGGCTTTGGCGGATCTTGGTAATGAAGTGACCACGATCATTGGTGGCCGATCCAAACCATATATCATTTTAGCCGATGAACTTGCCGAGTTTTCCAGTCACGTCCAGATCACGACTGACGATGGCAGTTTTGGCCAACAGGGCTTTGTCACAACGGCTCTACAGGCATTGATTGATGACCCTGAGCGTCGTCCCGAAGCTGTGTTTGCAGTCGGTCCGGTGCCGATGATGCGCGCTATCAGCGAGCTGACGCGTCCCTACGGGATTAAAACACTGGTTAGTCTCAACCCGATTATGATTGATGGTACCGGTATGTGTGGCGGCTGTCGGGTACAGATTGGTGACGAAGTTAAATTTGCTTGTGTCGATGGCCCAGAGTTCGATGCGCATCAGGTGGATTTTAACAGCTTGATGGATCGACTGACGACGTACCGCGAACAAGAGCAGCACTGTCGCCTTGACGACCAACTCAACGCCCGCAAGGCGTCTTAAGGAGAGCGGAACATGACCAAAGCAATGACGAATAAAGAGAGGCTCGCTATCTCACGGGTCTTGATGCCTGAACAAGATGCTGAAAACCGCAGTCGCAACTTCGAAGAAGTCAATCTCGGCCTCACTCAGGAACAAGCCATTCAGGAAGCCCAGCGATGCCTCAACTGTAAAAACCGCGTCTGTGTCCAAGGCTGCCCGGTACAAGTCTCGATCCCCGAATTTATCACTGCCCTCGCTGAAGGCGACCTGGTGCGCTCCGCCCAGATTCTTCAAAGCGATAACGCGTTACCCGCTGTTTGCGGTCGGGTCTGCCCCCAGGAGACCCAATGTGAAGCCAAGTGTGTTCACGGTGTCAAGGGTAAACCCGTCGCCATCGGCTATCTCGAACGCTTTGTTGCCGACTGGGCCACAGCTAACGCCGATCAGCTTGCTCCCGTCACCCCGGCAGAGCCCAGCGGTAAAACCGTTGCCGTTGTTGGCTGCGGTCCCTGCGGCTTAACCGCTGCCGGTGAACTTGCTAAAGCCGGTCACGCCGTCACCATCTTTGAAGCCCTGCACGACACCGGTGGCGTGTTACGTTACGGTATCCCCCAGTTCCGGTTGCCCAAAGACATTATCGATGTCGAAGTGGCTCGACTGCAACAGATGGGAGTTGAGATCGAGTGTAATGTCATCATCGGAAAAACTCTGACCGTTGCCCAGCTTAGTGAGCAGTACGATGCTGTGTTTATCGGCAACGGTGCTGGTTTGCCTGCCATGATGAACATCCCCGGTGAAAACCTCAAAGGAGTGTACGCCGCCAACGAGTACCTGACTCGCGTTAACCTGATGGGGGCGGGCCAGAGCGAAACTTGCTCGACCCCTGTGCTAAAAGGCAAACACGTCGCTGTGGTCGGAGCCGGTAATACCGCCATGGATTGTGTGCGTACCGCTCGCCGCTTAGGAGCTGAACGGGCCATGATCGTCTATCGCCGCAGCGAAGAGCAGATGCCGGCCCGCGTAGAGGAAGTACACCACGCCAAAGCAGAAGGGGTCGAGTTTGTCATGCTCACCTCGCCGTTGGCTGTTGAAGGAAGCGACGATGGCTGGGTTAATGCGCTGCGTTGCCAGAAGATGGAACTCGGTGAGCCCGATGCTTCCGGTCGGCAGCGCCCGATCGCCATTGACGGCGCTGAAGAAGTGCTTAACGTCGACATTGTTGTCAATGCGTTAGGGACCCGCGCCAATCCATTACTGACTGCCACGGCTCCAGAGCTGAAACTCAATGACTGGGGTAACATCGTTGCCGATGACGACGGGGCCACGGCCTTGCCCGGCGTATATGCCGGTGGAGACATCACTCGCGGCGGTTCGACGGTGATCCTCGCCATGGGCGACGGGAAGCGGGCTGCGGCGGCAATTGATCGCTATTTGACCGGTAAATAGGAGAACCTTGTCTTCAGCTTTTGACTTGCTGCTGGTTGGTGGCACGTCCATTCATTGAAGCCATTGATAGAATTTTTTTGAAACGTGGGATTCTCCACCGTGTTTCAAAAATGTCCCCCAAACATGCACTTCTGGAAAAACGAAAGGGTTGCGCGTCAGCGTAACCCTTTTTGTTTTAATGCCGAATGCCAGATCGGGGCGCCTTCTTTTATGTCCTGTTATTACGGGTGTTTATGTCTTCACCGTGAATTTCTAGCAAGTTTTCCCCTCGTCAATTTGATTTTCTGACAAGACGTTCGATAGCCAATATCAGAAAGAATTGTTTCGCGGAAGCAAAGTCTTTCTGAAGAGATTTCAGGATATGCCTGCGAGAGGGGCTAACGGTATCGTTTTTTCGTAAACCCTTTCTTGGTTGGGAGTTGTCAATGTTGGTTAGCCCATTTGTTGGCTTTCTCATTTATCTACTGAAGAAATCATTTAATTGCGCTCTGTGAATCACTTTGTCGCCCGTTTTAACCGTGTAAAGACGGGAAGATTTCTTCAATAACGCAGACTAGGAAAGGAATGACATGAGAAAAAGGATATTTATTTGGGGGGGAATGGCTGCATTGCTTTTGGGCCTCTCTGCCTGTGGGGGCGGTGGGAGTAGCAGCTCGTCGACGAGCAATGACGGTGCTGAGATGGTCACGGGTGTGTTTGTTGACAGCCCGGTCGCTGGCATTGATTATACGTGTTCCAGCGGTGATTCTGGGATCACCAATGCCGCTGGAGAGTTTTCCTGCCCAAGTGGGGATTCAGTCGAGTTCTTTTTAGGCGGATACTCGCTGGGGAGTTGTGACGTTGATGAGATTGTGTCGCCGTTTGATCTGTATCCTGAGAGTGAGGCAGCTGCGGCAAATGTTGCTCAACTTCTGCAGACTGTTGATGCGGACGGTGACCCCTCTAATGGCATCACTATTCCAGAAGATTTTTCAGAACTTGATGAGACGAGTGTTCTACCAACGAGCCCTGATTTTGATCAAGAAATTGCTGCCGACCTTGGTGAGCCGCTTGTCGATGAAACTGATGCACTTGATCACCTCAATGGCACAGTCTTAACAACACTGTTGGCAGGTCAAACATTCTATACCACAATCTATGATCAAACCGGCACTCTTGAGCAGTGGGTGATCAATGCTGATGCAACGAGCGCGACATGGACAGAGCTGGTTGGTGGCAGCGAGTCTGGAACGGTCAGTTTGACTATTGAAAGCATGTCCTTTACGGCAACAGACAGTGAAGGCTCTTCGACGATGACTGTAGATGTGGTGACCGATACCTATCTGGATGTGAGCGGTGATCCTGGCACACCGGATCGTCTCTATTTTGATCGGACTGCTGCAGAAGATTACTTCCAGGTTGATATTGAGCCTCTGGTTTCAATTCTCGCAGGGCAAACATTTTATACCACAATCTATGATCAAACCGGCACCCTGGAGCAGTGGGTGATCAATGCCGATGCAACGAGCGCAACATGGACAGAGCTGGTTGGTGGCAGCGACTCAGGCACTGTTAGCATGACTCTTGATGGTATGTCTTTTGTCGTGACAGACAATGAGGGGGCTATGGCGCTCACGGTCGACGTCGTGACCGAGACTTATCTGGACGTGAGTGGTGATACTGGTGCACCGGATCGCCTGTATTTTGATCGGGCTGCTGCAGAAGGTTACTTCCAGGTTGCTATTGAGCCTCTGCTCTCAATTCTTGCAGGACAAACATTTTACACGACTCTTTATGATCAGACCGGGACCCTTGAGAAGTGGGTGTTTAATGCTGACGCAACGAGCGCAACATGGACTGAGCTGGTCGGTGGTAGCGACTCAGGCATTGTTAGTACGACCCTTGATGGTATGTCTTTTGTTGTGACAGACAGTGAGGGCGCTATGACGCTCACGGTCGACGTCGTGACCGATACTTATCTCGATGTAAGTGGTGATGCTGGTTCACCTGACCGTCTTTATTTTGATCGGGCTGCTGCAGAAGACTATTTCCAAGTAGAGGACCTCTCGGCTTCAATTCTTGGTGGATGGAGAATTTCTGGTACCGGGGACGATTTTCTGGCGATTAATTTTTATGCCGACGGCACGTACGCCCATATGGAAGTGGATCAAGACGATACGACTGAAATCTCCGGGATGGAGTGGGGAACGTATTCCATTGATGAAACGACTGGCCTAGTGACTGTGGCACAAACTGTTGACTACAATGGAGATACCGGACTGACTGACTTTGTAGGGACACCGGACGTATATGTCGATATCGCAGGAGATGTTGCAACCTTGTCTATTGATTCCGATGGTGATGGAATCATTGACGAGTTGATAACAGCGAGCCGCATTGAATCCAATAGGGTTCTTGGCAGCTGGAGAATTTTTAGTACACCAGACGATTTCCTGGCGTTTAATTTCTATGCCGATGGTACGTACGCCCATATGGAAGTGGATCAAGACGATGCGACCGAAATCTCCGGTATGGAGTGGGGAACGTATTCCATTGATGAAACGACTGGTCTGATGACCGTAACACAAACTGTTGACTACAATGGAGATACCGGATTGACTGACTTTGTTGGGACACCGGACTTATATGTCGATGTTGCTGGAGATGTTGCAATCTTGTCTATTGATTCCGATGGCGATGGAATCATTGACGAGTTGATAACAGCAGAACGGCAATAATAGAACCGAAGTAATCCGTTTCATTGTTTAAAATTTAATATGACGAAGGGCTGCTATCTTATTATGGTAGTGGCCCTTTTTTATATGGCGATTCAGGGACGATGAGACTTGATGCGAGAAAACGAGGTGCGAGGACAACTTGGCAAAGTGTGTTGATACGATTTTGTTCGTGTTTAGTAACTTTTTTAAAAGGAGTGGCTTTGGGGGAGGTTGATGTTTCATCTGGAGCTGTGTTTTCAGCCTCGACCTAGATTGAAAGATTTCACGATCCGATTTATTTTCAATTATTCGAGTTTCATTTCAGACTCTCTTTGAATTTTAAATTCTATTCTGTGTCCCAGAAATGTCCCCAATACGTACACCAAAGAAAAAACAAAAAGGGCTACGCTTTCGCGTAACCCTTTGATTTTATTCTGGTGCCGAAGGCCGGAATCGCCAAATGTCGGCACTCTTAATTCTCTAAGTAAGCGTAATTGTGAAGCTATCTGTCTTGGCTCTGTCAGTAGGCTTTACCGTGATTCGGTTGTCTGTAGCCAAGTTCTAGGCCAAACTTTAACACACCATTAGTCTGTTAGTCACTGCTCGGGTTCTACCCCGAATTTACGGACACTTCAAAAAAGCCTATAGTGGGCTAAAGGAGTGTTTATGTCTAAGAGAAGAAAATTCAGTCAGGAATTTAAACGTGGGGCAGTAGAACAGGCTTGCCAGCCTAATGTCAGTTGCGCTCAGGTTGCAAGAGAACTCGGTATCAATGCCAACCTGCTTTCACGGTGGAAGCGAGAGGCTGAGGCAGAGGGCCGCCATGCCTTTGGCGGGACTGGAAATCCCAGAGATGATGAGGTTGCAGCTCTTAAACGTGAATTAGCCCGGGTAAAAAAGGAACGGGATTTTTTACGCGAAGCGGCAACGTTCTTTGCCAGGGAGTCGTCCTGAAGTATCAGGCGGTTCAACGTTGTCGCAATGAATTTCCTATTCGCTTGATGTGTCGTTGCCTCAAAGTTTCTCACAGTGGTTATTATGACTGGGAGAAAAGATCCCCCAGCACACGACAGATTGACAACGAGCGTCTACTGAAGCGCATTCGTGAAATCCATGAAGACAGCAACGGTGCCATTGGTGTTCCGCGTATGCATGAAGACCTTCGGGAAACCGGAGAGACTGCAAGTAAAAATCGCATTGCTCGTTTAATGGCTTCAGCCGGACTTCAAGGCTGGCCGCGAAAGAAAAAACGAGGTCGATATCACACACCAGTTGTAGTCCCTGCCGATGTTCAGAATCAGTTGCAGCGTGATTTTAAGGCATTGGAACCAGAACAAAAATGGGTCACAGACATCACAGAACTCAAGACCGGCGAAGGAAAACTTTATCTGTGTGTTGTCATCGATCTGTTCAGCAAGTTGGTCGTTGGCTGGTCAATGCACCATCGCCAAGACCGGCAGATGGTGATCCGTGCCGTTGAAATGGCCGTGTGGCAACGTCAAGAAAGTAACCATGTGATTTTGCATTCGGATCGCGGCAGTCAATTTCGCAGCACGGACTACCAAAGATTCTTGAAGGAGAACGCCTTGGTTTGCTCCATGAGTGCTGTTGGTCATTGTGGAGATAACGCAGCCTGCGAGGGATTCTTTGGTGTTCTCAAGCGAGAACGCACAAATCGGATGAGATATCCGACAATGGATGCCGCCAAAGCGGATCTATTCAACTATATTGAACGCTTCCATAATCCACGAATGAGGAAAAGGATTGCTAGACGTGATATGGAGTTTCAGTTGTTTTCAAGCCGTCCGTAGAAACGGGGTATAACCCAGTCTTCTGTCTCGACCAGGTGGCAGCTTCGGCTTGCGAATGTCGCTAACGGGGTTTCTCAGCGCTTCCATTCCCCATTCTTTGCGCGCAACAGAGAATAGGTGGGATAAGACGATTAACTCATTATTGACAGTGATTGGACTTCGATCTTGCAATCGTTCATCACGATATTTGGCGATGTCAGTTCCTCGAATTGATGCTAGAAAGCGAGGGGCTAGGGGGGACTTTCGAAGTATATTGATACGACTTCGCTCTTGTTTTGCGCCTTTTTTAGAAGGGGTGATTTCCTGGAGATATCGCTCTA is from Desulfuromonas acetoxidans DSM 684 and encodes:
- a CDS encoding sigma-54-dependent transcriptional regulator, with the translated sequence MTEEKYPEFGVLLVDDEKLWLRGLSMALACSAGINNIHQCDDSRQVMNYLATHNIRVVLLDLTMPHISGEELLKQITQEHPEVAVIVISGMNQLETAVNCMKLGAFDYFVKTNEQERLLKGIHRAIRMIELQNENHQMKDRFLNDKLDSHDAFADIITQDKGVRKIFQYMESVARSSQPVLITGESGVGKELFSRAVHTLSGRSGPIIAVNVAGLDDNVFADTLFGHVKGAFTGAEVERPGMIEQAANGTLFLDEIGDMSIPSQVKLLRLLQEGEYFPLGRDQPKWINARIVVATHQSLEEKMKAGTFRKDLYYRLCTHHIHIPALRERKEDLPLLLDHFMTLAAESLEKKKPTPPKELVTLLSSYHFPGNVRELRAMVYDAISVHKSKILSMETFCKAIGKKPPALDAPPSRDGDEKLFASSENLPTLTEATEALIDEAIERAQGNQTIAARMLGITQPSLSNRLKRSRKKIQE
- a CDS encoding transporter substrate-binding domain-containing protein codes for the protein MAIILGVTLCATRLWAAPKIEYAGPFIDKPPVIIGGMQDFPPYEFLDKNGTPSGFNVELTRAIARVMEMNVEIQLGNWNVMRQALVHGDIDALQGLNFSAERTKEVDFSPPHSVVQYSIWSRSGTPKISQLSEIQEKTVVVLKGSISDELLQSAGINNLIRADSYGEALRLVASEKYDYLAAAKLPIQALSSTMRLVNIVPMMNIDSLPYSYAVKRGNLALMGKFSEGLAILKKTGEYQKIHHRWLGVLEPQALPIMEIIKYATPVVGTLLLIIFVIVLWSRMLKKQVAQRTAALAHEISERERAMKELQHHQKQLIQADKMASLGILVAGVAHEINNPIGGILLGLPTLHKAHEMASSCLEERYRESGDFTIGGLRYSIMREEVPLLFDEMVQGAKRIKHIVEDLKDFSRTIDPTCTTPLDLNTIVKTSVRLAEHTIKKTTDSFVENYTESLPKIYGCSQRLEQIVINLILNACQALEHRGQSITLRTYHINNEVRLEVKDQGVGIPKEHFPHLTDPFFTTKREVGGTGLGLSISAGIVKEHGGQLKFNSTPGKGTKVTLALPVAKENAA
- a CDS encoding sulfide/dihydroorotate dehydrogenase-like FAD/NAD-binding protein, with protein sequence MFEVLSNETLAPNLHRMTVRAPRIASARQAGQFVIVRSEKGEERIPLTIGDADVEAGTITLFIQALGAGTQKIVSRQPGEFLRDVAGPLGMPTDIEKWGKVACIGGGVGTAVLFPMAKALADLGNEVTTIIGGRSKPYIILADELAEFSSHVQITTDDGSFGQQGFVTTALQALIDDPERRPEAVFAVGPVPMMRAISELTRPYGIKTLVSLNPIMIDGTGMCGGCRVQIGDEVKFACVDGPEFDAHQVDFNSLMDRLTTYREQEQHCRLDDQLNARKAS
- the gltA gene encoding NADPH-dependent glutamate synthase — encoded protein: MTKAMTNKERLAISRVLMPEQDAENRSRNFEEVNLGLTQEQAIQEAQRCLNCKNRVCVQGCPVQVSIPEFITALAEGDLVRSAQILQSDNALPAVCGRVCPQETQCEAKCVHGVKGKPVAIGYLERFVADWATANADQLAPVTPAEPSGKTVAVVGCGPCGLTAAGELAKAGHAVTIFEALHDTGGVLRYGIPQFRLPKDIIDVEVARLQQMGVEIECNVIIGKTLTVAQLSEQYDAVFIGNGAGLPAMMNIPGENLKGVYAANEYLTRVNLMGAGQSETCSTPVLKGKHVAVVGAGNTAMDCVRTARRLGAERAMIVYRRSEEQMPARVEEVHHAKAEGVEFVMLTSPLAVEGSDDGWVNALRCQKMELGEPDASGRQRPIAIDGAEEVLNVDIVVNALGTRANPLLTATAPELKLNDWGNIVADDDGATALPGVYAGGDITRGGSTVILAMGDGKRAAAAIDRYLTGK